Proteins found in one Mytilus edulis chromosome 2, xbMytEdul2.2, whole genome shotgun sequence genomic segment:
- the LOC139511670 gene encoding uncharacterized protein has protein sequence METFKKLLNAVVVLPFTAGEPSENHNSIDNIRPHDGSISGLVLLLSVFVIVILSMIGAEFVDLQTDYLVQYITVHSYLCIVIFLAIIVFVKYLILYQRQHSQITERIRPTSNVNKIFLWIFTIGSIVFSFAKIIRTIKCKNHTYKEFERMGCMDTNGTYYTDYDKVYISFQCIQIIFFFVQSCFVQAFIPFRFTRSWKNYYSLLLIVLANISQWAHYFVEIYRRTSTDGPGQSCNKTNYIICPTDNIVSRQIKPFFSPIKMEYFLFSMILIAQIWPSKQNHIHEVRIQRSNPESEYTPLLSTSDERIDRSGFNSLRTIFCVGFVALMIFPCFVFGYIKLSEDIEESSYQTIQNVNVAYHIFLLCSTTVLLIMSFYMISQSSSFLEPLMKTQHLHFHHKMIIASFLGSIAYCSLVIFACIHERKEYLIMCQKLMTMIGLYFQVVCILQLNSYGKKKRSLGEYVYLLLSILNLYFWIDDSIFEATSIYDKKILQSVYSITTQKLISHCLFPFFVFFRFKSFISFYNIFRQNPDNDMRQQNETI, from the coding sequence ATggaaacttttaaaaagttactAAATGCTGTTGTAGTTTTACCATTCACAGCAGGGGAACCATCGGAAAACCACAATAGTATTGATAATATTAGACCTCACGACGGCAGTATTAGTGGACTTGTACTACTTCTAAGCGTGTTTGTGATTGTCATTTTGTCCATGATTGGAGCTGAATTTGTTGATCTGCAAACAGATTATTTAGTACAATATATAACAGTTCATTCATACCTATGTATTGTGATTTTTCTGGCGattattgtttttgtaaaatatttgattCTGTATCAACGTCAGCATTCTCAAATTACAGAAAGGATTAGACCAACATCTAACGttaataaaattttcttgtggaTTTTTACAATTGGAAGCATTGTCTTTTCGTTTGCAAAAATTATCCGAACTATCAAATGTAAAAATCATACATATAAAGAATTCGAGAGGATGGGTTGTATGGACACCAATGGTACTTACTACACAGATTATGACAAAGTATACATCAGTTTTCAATGCATTCAGATTATCTTCTTCTTTGTTCAGTCATGTTTTGTACAAGCATTCATTCCTTTTCGCTTTACACGGTCATGGAAAAATTACTATAGTTTGTTGTTAATAGTCTTGGCTAATATTTCACAGTGGGCACATTACTTTGTCGAAATATACAGAAGGACATCTACTGACGGGCCTGGACaaagttgtaataaaactaattATATCATTTGCCCCACTGATAATATTGTAAGCAGACAAATTAAGCCGTTTTTTTCGCCTATTAAAATGGAATATTTTCTGTTCTCTATGATTTTGATAGCTCAAATTTGGCCCTCTAAGCAAAATCATATACATGAAGTACGTATACAGAGATCAAATCCCGAAAGTGAATATACGCCATTACTTTCAACATCTGATGAAAGAATCGATAGATCTGGTTTTAACAGTTTAAGAACCATTTTTTGCGTTGGATTTGTTGCACTTATGATTTTTCCATGTTTCGTATTTGGTTATATTAAACTTTCTGAAGATATTGAAGAAAGTTCATATCAAACGATTCAAAATGTTAATGTAGCATACcatatatttctattatgttcTACAACAGTCTTACTTATAATgagtttttatatgatttcacaATCATCGTCATTTTTGGAACCGTTAATGAAAACACAACATCTCCATTTTCATCACAAAATGATAATAGCAAGCTTTTTAGGATCGATTGCATATTGTTCCTTAGTAATTTTTGCTTGCATACACGAAAGAAAAGAATATTTGATAATGTGTCAGAAATTAATGACAATGATTGGTCTGTATTTTCAAGTTGTTtgtattttacaattaaatagtTATGGAAAGAAAAAGCGAAGTCTCGGCGAGTACGTATACCTTTTACTCTCTATTTTAAATCTGTACTTCTGGATTGATGATAGTATATTTGAAGCTACATCTATTTACGATAAGAAAATATTGCAAAGTGTATATAGCATAACAACACAGAAACTCATTTCTCATTGTTTGTTCCCTTTCTTTGtgttttttagatttaaatctttcatatcattttataatatttttcgaCAAAATCCAGATAACGACATGCGCCAACAAAACGAGACCATTTAG